The window agattgatttgagatctggctaccatcagttgaggattagggcatccgatatccctaagacagctttccacactcggtatgggcattatgagtttttggtgatgtcattcgggttgacaaatgccccagcagctttcatggatttgataaaccgagtgttcaagccatacttggattcattcgtgatagtcttcattgatgatattttgatctatttccGCAGCCGGGagaagcatgagcagcatctgagagttaTTCTTCAGGCTTtaagagatagtcagttatatgctaagttttcaaaatgtgagttctagttgagttcagttgcattcttaggtcacgttgtatcagaagagggcattcaggtggatccgaagaagatataggcaatcaagaactggcctagacccgcgtcagctatagagatccggagtatCGTATGTTTGACAGGCTATTACCCtcggtttatggaggggttttcatttatTGCAGCCCCAGGttgtcggacgagtgtgaggagagctttcagaagctcaagacagctttgactacggtgccgatattggtattgcctactggttcagggccatatatagtttattgtgacacatctcatattagacttggtgcggtgttgatgcaggatggcaatgTCATTGCTTATGTtttgcgacagttgaagattcataaaaagaattatccagttcatgatttggagttagcagccattgttcacacgccaaagatttggaggcactatttatatggcgtgtcatgtgaggtgttcacggatcacaagagtttgcaatacttgttcaagcagaaggagcttaatttgaggcagaaaaagtggttggagctattgaaagactatgatatttcTATCTTataccatccgaggaaggccaatgtagtagccgatgcattgagtagaaagtcagttaGCATGgacagtcttgcgtatattccggtcggtgagagaccgcttgctttggatgtttaggctttggccaaccagttcgtgaggttggatgtttctgagcccagccgtgtgttagcttgcacagtcgctcgttcctcattatttgagcgtatcagagatcggtagtatgatgatcctcatttgtgtgtccttagggacaccgTGTGGCAcgatggtgccaagcaggttacattaggagattaTGGAGTTTAGAGGATGCAAAGTCGAGTTtttatgcctaatgtggatggacttcgagagttgattctagaggaggcccatagttcccggtattcctATTCATCCGAGCGCTGCTAAAATgaatcaggacttgcggcaacattattggtggaggaggatgaagaaggatattgttgcatatgtggctcggtgtttgaattgtcagcaggtaaagtacgagcatcagagacctggtagtttgttccagaagattgataTTCCtaaatggaagtgggagcgtagcactatggacttcgttgttggactcccacggactctgAGGAAGttcgagaaaaaggggcgcgacagtaAATCCCCCTATGGTAACATTTTTCAGAAAGTTGCAAGCCTGGATGAACTTGTCATAGTTCATGAAACACAGTTTGAATTAAATCCAACACCACACAATCGAGAAAGACTACTGAAGGTACATGCTGACTTCATTAGATATCTTCATCTAGATTAGGAATTTTGGAAGCAAAAAGATGGGATGAACTGGTTCAATGACGGTGACAGAAATACTAAAATCTTTCATGCCTAAGTAAATGGAAGATGAAAGAGATTGCAATTGAGAAGAATTCAAAACAGTGGAGGGCAGTGGCTTGAAAGTAATGAAGAAATGGCTGAAGAAGCAGTGAGAGTATTCCAGGCACAGTTCCATGAAGATAGTATTCCTACTACTTTTGGTATTATGTATAATGTACCTAAGATGGTAGAGATGAGGCACAATGAAGAGCTCATCAAACAACCAACTATTGAAGAGGTCAAGAAAGTTGTGTTTGGGCTAAATAGGGAGAGTGCAGGAGGGCCAGATAGTTTCAATGGGTGTTTCTTTCATGCTTGTTGGGATACCATTTGGGAAGATGTATTTGACATGGTTAGGGCCTTCTTTAATAAGTTTATGACTCATACAAACTTAGTTCTTTtaccaaagaagaagaaggttACAACATTTTAAGACATGAGGCCAACAAGTTTAAGCAACTTCATCAATAAAGTATTTTCAAGGGCTATACATAAGAGGATGATTGATCTTATTCCACTCTTAATCTCGGATGAACATGCTGGTTTTGTCAAAGGGAGAAGCATTGTGGAGAATGTTTTGCTGACTCAAGAGATCATCACTGATATAAGACTGAGAACTAAAGTAGGCCCCAATGTGGTGATCAAGCTCGATATGACAAAAGCATATGATAGACTCTCTTGGCTTTTCTTGACAAAAGTATTGAGAAAAATGGAATTTTGTGAGAGATTCATTGGTTGATCTTTGGAATTATCTCTAATAATCAGTGCTCAGTGCTTCTTAATGGTCAACAATCTGGTTTCTCCAAAATCTACTAGAGGAGTCAAGCAAGGAGATCCTTTGTCTCCTACTTTATTCATTCTAACAGCTGAGGCTTTGTCTAGGGGTCTTAATGTACTTCAAATAAACCTATATTTTTGTGGCTTTTGACTACCCAAATGGAGCCATAAAATTAATCATCTAGCTTATGCTGATGATACCATCATTTTTTTCTCTTCAGATTCTACTTCTTTACAGCTTGTTATGGAGGTTTTGAGTGCATATGAAGCTGCTTCTGGTCAGCCCTTTATATGCATCATTCGACTAGTATGGAGGTGGTTAACAAGGTTCAAAGGATCACTGGTATAGACAAGCAAGATTTTCCATTTATTTATCTTGGTTGTCCCGTTGTTTACACTAGGAGAAAGATGGATTACTATCAAGGACTCATTCAAAAAGTCCTTGATAAGTTGCAATCTTGGAAGGGAAAGTTGTTGTCTATTGGTGGTAGGGCAGTTTTGATTTCTCATGTATTACAAAGCATGCCAATTCACCTTCTTTCTGCTATGAATCCTTCCAATTATTTCATTGAGAAGTTGCATTAAATGTTTGCATAaatcttttggagtaattctgtTCGTGAAAAAAGTAGACATTGGGCTTCATGGAAGAATTTTTGCCTGCCAGTTGAAGAAGGAGGAGTGGGGTTTAGATCTCTACATCATGTTGCCAAAGCCTTGGTGAAATTTTAGAACAAAACCTACACTATGGAGCTCTTTCATGAgtcaaaaatattgcaaaaaattaAATACAATGGTGGTGCCTTAGAGAGATGGTTCACATATTTGGAGAAGAATGTTGGAATATAGGGACTTGGTGGAGCATCAAATTTTATGGCAACCAAAGATGGGATCTTCATTGTTTTGGTTTGATAATTGGATAGGTTTGGGTGCACTATATTTTGTTACTCCTCTAGAATTTTATTGTGATGAATCAATACATAATGTATACTGATGTGGTGCAAGATGGAGCATGGGATGAATATAGGCTGCGAGAAATTTTGCCTAAAGACTTTGCAGTTCATATCTTGGAAAATATCAATCCTCCTATACTACATGAGAACTTAGATAAGCCCTACTGGATGTTGAAAAACCAAAAAGAGACTTCGCTGTAAAATCAGCTTGGGATATTTGAAAAAGAGAAGGGAGCGTAGCATTGTCTACAAGAATATGTGGGGTGAAAGGATTGTCATTCAAGATATATTTCTTCACCTGAAAGTTGTGGAAGGACAAACTTCTTTTAGATGATACAATTCGAAGATGGGGTTACTTTGTACCATCTAGGTGTTGGTGTTGTACCAATCCAGAGGAGAAGACAAAGGTATGgtcttatttctttttctttgtaggaTTAACCTTGGAAGGTCTAAACTTGCACCAAGTAGCGGTGAAGTATTAGACAGTTCAGGTTATTCCAAGACTTACGCCAATTTTTCAAGCACTACCATGTATCATTGTGTTGGAGTTGTGGAAGAGGATAAATAGATATAAGCATGGGGAAACTGTTACAATCAGTAGAGTCATCTACCAAGTGTCTTCCACTATTCAAGCACTTGTGAAGTTTAGAAAGCCTGGACTTAAAGAAAGTTCCACATAGGTGGTTGGATGTACTACATATGCTGGAGAATTATACTCCTAAACTACACGTGCACAAGGTGCTTTGCGAGCTACCTAGTGAGGGATGGTTAAAGGTTAACATTAATGGGGCATCTAGGGGGAATCCAGGTAGAAGTTCTATTTGTTTTTGTATGAGGAATGAATTTGGAGATTTTGTGTATGCATGTGGTAAGGAGATTCCGGAGAATACAAATACAATGGCTGAGGCATTGGCGATTCTGGAAGCTTTGAGATATTATTCTCAAAATCATATCACACGCATTTGGCTACAAAATGATTCTACGTTGATCAAAAATGTTATTGAGGGTAATTGGAAACCTCCATGGATGATTATTAAATATGTGGAGGAATAAGGAAATTACTAGAGGCATGCGAGGCTAAGGTGTCACATATATTTCGAGAAGGCAATAAGTTGGCATACCACCTTGCCAATTATGCACTAGATAATGGCCCTATTGTATGTGAATATTTTTCACAACTGGATGTACAAGGAAGAAGGATTGTGAATGATGATAAGCTTCAatgtagggctgcttatcgggcgaaTTGGGTGTTTATTTACTATTAATGGTTTGGCTTAttggttatcggcttttaaatatattaatccgctagccacccgataagatatcgggcagATTGATAttggtttagctcttatcggacAGTTTATCTGCCTAAttcaatcaaaataaaataaaattttcaatagtGGGAAAGTAAATGTTAAAAGTTCCCAACCAAACACCGAAACACGcattttgagttttggaaatgaaaaaacTCAGAATCAAAACCAAACAGAGAAAGATGCAAATACTGTTTTGGTCTCTCGTGAATATCCCAAAGGCCCGTGTCTGAACGCATAGGTACaaatgaagaaaaagacaaacccattattattttcttttacttcAAATGGGGATTTTTGACCTTTTATAATTAACACTAATAGTAAATGGACGTTGGCTTTAGTCCATGTGAAAGATTTTCAATTGGCCGTtgttaaaacaaatgttcgtcatGCTTAGAATTCTACGATGCCTTAAAATTCAGGCAAAGTTGATGAAGCAGTGGTGTAACTGGTGTTGTTATCTTGTTTCAGACAGCAAATTCTGTCTTTTGTCACAGTTAGATAACTCGTTTTATTTGGCTTTCTTTTATTCTAATTCACTTTGATAGAGTACCGGAGGAAGAAGGgtttttgattatatatatatatatatatatatatatatatatggataaaaataaattttatatatatatatatatatatatatatatatatatatatatatatatatatatatatatatatatatattcttaacggattatccgttaagaaaattgaataatccgctcccaaaccgataagccgttaataaaaaaatttcaatctgctccccgtccgttaaaccgttaacccgatatcaataagccattaagcttcgattTCGATTCGATTTTCGATTTTGGTTTCGGTTTTCTACACCCCTGCTCGTAATATTGTAGTGAAATATGAGGGGAGATTTTTGAAATTATCCCTTTTTTTAAAGAAGCTCCTCTTTACATCTTTTCGTCTGCACGGACTTTTTCTCTATGTTTATACGGTTCATCTTTGGCTTTTGGAGTGGCTTTATCGGTTGGTCTGGACCGTACTACTTTTGCCCGAAATTAACCTCTCAAAAAACCCTCTGTTACACCCCACTTTTCTTGAACCCGGTTCAGAGTGACTAATCATTAATTTGACTTCCATAAAGGTCAATGGCGTCACGTGAACCGGAAGATCCTAGCCTTTGATGAACATGGTTTTGGTGGGACCAAGTTGAACACCGTAACTCCATACACCTTACTATGCGGTAGCATCTATAAAGCGTTCACCGAGTCATTTATAAATCAATCTATTAAGCTCAACCTCACAGTAACAAATCTTGTGGAACCATAAGGTTTGTTATAATGCAGATGAGGTAATGGAGACTAGGGTGGGACCAGCCGTGCCGACCATTGATCTTGTGATGGTTGGAGATGATGTGTTTTGGAGGATATTTGGATCAAATTCGATGGTTAGGATTTTTTGAGATGGTGTTGACGTGTCGTGTGGTGTTTAGGGTTTTTGGATGGTGGGGTTAATATTAAGACGTCTATCATAATTGGAGGACATTAAATGGAGGATAATCTATTGCAATTTGATTTGGGACAACATAGATTAGGGTTTAGTTCATCCGTTTTGGCTTACAACACCACATGTTCCAATTTCAACTTTACCACTGCTAGTAACTTGAGTTGAAATTAACCTAAAACAAGACAATATACCATGTTGATGAATTTCTTTTGGCGAAATATATAAACGGTCCCTTTAAATTGTCCTAAAAAATCAGGCAAACATCTCAACTGGCCCCTTTACCATTTAACACTTCAAATGACTATTAAGCTAAGACCCAAatctcaacatgtcgtgatgcctcctatcacattactaggcaagccgacaatcacataaTAACTACGCATTTTAATTAgaaacatgatttaataagttCAACAGTGAAAATCTCATAGATAACTGATAAGAACAACTGCAACTCAACTATAACAATCCCAAATCCTGGTGTCACCAAGTACATAAGCTACTAAGTGCCAACACAGCCTAAAACTCTAATAGAATTCTCTAGAAAATAGAACAATACTGAATAAACTGAAAGGAAGGAAAGCTGAGGTCTGCGGGCATCATAGaaactacctcaatagtctccaagGAGATACTGCACCAAATCTAGCAATCGTCACATCCAGAtgtacctgtatctgcacacgaagtgcagagtgtagtatgagtacaaccgacccaatgtactcaataagtaacaggactaaccttgggctgaaagtagtgacgagctcagaaagaTATAGTCTGAATCCAGATAATGACAGTACAAATATAACTGGGaatgacagtaataactcagAGAACTTCCATAATCAATTCATACACAGtatagaaatgtagacatgctttcgaGCTCAATAACGTAAGCTCAACAATGATAAAATGTGACTGCTAGTATGTgaaatgttacatctctatgacTACACGTCTAATATGcttgtcaaatgtaatgcatcacagtgatgcTTCCAGATAATCAcgctcttagagtactcaatctgtctATCTCAACTCCCACTTATCACACAcagtcactcagcattgtacggtaCATGCGTTCACTATTGGTATGTCAGCCTCCGAaagggcggatcctgcccaagagTTAATATACAGCCAGCATGGCCTGCTGCGACGTGTAGCCCAATCCTATAATAAGTCATAAAGCATGTTTcgacgtgcatcccgatcccataaattaGCCAATAAggcttgctgcggcgtgcaacccgatcccataaataacaGTTGCAGCGTGTAGCGTGcgatcatctccaatagaaacctccttggcatcaccgtgctgaactgtgtccttaaggacaagcaaatgggggttgTCATACTGAcatctctgatacgctcatataaagaaaaccgataaaccacgcaagctagaactcgactaggctccgaaatatctaacctcacgaattgattggccaCGGCTTGAACATATTATGCAAATGATCTCTCACCAATacgaataaatgcaaggctacccatactcactacatttctactcaaggcatcgactactacattggccttcccaagatgatacaaaatggtaatatcatagtcttttaacttctccaaccatctccgctgcctcaaattcagatctttttgcttgaacaagtgtagTAGACTTCgatgatctataaatacctcacaaggcacgccgtagagataatgcctccaaatcttcaatgaatggacaatgactgccaactctaaatcatgaacggggtagttcttctcatggggcttcaactagaatgaagcataaacaatcactctatccccctgcatcaagacacacccaataccaattcgagaaacatcacaatacactgtatatgaatcTGATGCTGAAGGCAGAATtagaattggagttgtggtcaaggcattcttgaacttctgaaagctttactcacactcatcagaccacctgaatgggacACTCTTCTGGATCAATCTAGTCAAAGATgcagcaatggacgagaaaccctgcATGAAGCGGCGATAGTAtccggccaagccaagaaaactttgaatctcagtagttgaagacggctgggccaactctgaattgccttaatcttcttcggatctaccttgatcccctcactagataCTACGTGCCCGAAGAATGCCAcagaaccgagccaaaactcacacttagagaatttggatAAAGTATCTTCTTCTCAATGTCTGTAGTATAATCCTCAAATGTTGTGCATGTTACTCCTGGCTACGTGTGCACATcatgatatcatcaataaatactatgacatacgaatcaagatatggttggAATACATTGTTTATCGGAAGCATAAAtcttgttggggcattggtcagccctaaagatatcacaagaaactcgtagtgccatagcgggtcctgaatgccgttTTCAGAATATTagagtcccaaatcttcaactggtgatacctagacctcaaatcaatcttacaGAACACTCTAGCTccttgaagttggtcaaataagtcatcaatgtgcggcaaaggatacttgttattaattgtaactttgttaaaCTACCTacaatcaatgcacatccgtatagtaccaTTTTTCTTCtacacaaacagaactggtgcaccccaaggcgacacactaggactaatgaatcctttatcaagaagctcctgaaactgctcctttaattccttcaactctgccggtgccatacaatacagaggaatagaaatgggctgagtgcccggtaccaagtcaataccaaaatcaatgtcccggtcgggtggcatgcccggcaggtctgcaggaaacataatTGGAAAGTCTTGCACTACTGTTacagaatcaatagcaggagtatcaacaccaacatcccTTACAAAAGTCAAATATGccagacaacccttctcaaccaccCATTAGGTCTTCAAATATGAGATCACCCTACTGGAAACGTTgtccagagaacctctccactcaaccctaggcaatcccggcatcgccaacgtcacagtcttatcgtgacaatccagaatagcatgatatggggacaaccaatctatgcccaaaatcacatcaaaatcaatcatattaagtaataagagatcaactctcatctctaatcccccaatagtcaccacacatgatcaaTATACgtggtctacaataatagaatcacctaaCGGTGTAGACACATGAACAAGTGTAACTAATGAATCATAGGGCACATccaaataacgagaaaaatatgatgatacatatgaataagtggaaccagggtcaaataatatggaagcatccctgcggcacactaaaacaatacatgtgatcactcgGTCTTAAGCAATAGCCTCTGGCCTGGcgggaaaagcatagcatcgatcctgaccaccacttgatcagcctCCCCCTTTAAGGTGACCTCTAGCTGTTAGAGCctcaccccgagctggctgagcaggtggtgaagTTATTGGTGTAGAAGTCATAGCCTGACCTCCCTGTTGAACTAGACCTCCCAAAATACGGGGACAATGCCTtttcatatgcccaaactctccacactcgaagcaactccGATCCGTCAATGGCAGCTGGTACTAAATCGGACCCCAAGAAATAGAATAACTACTAGAAGGACCTGGTACacatgaaccctgaactgatggagcactgGATGAACTCTAAGAAgggagggcactgagagatgattgACCCAGACgagcactatatgaaccatggcaaGCTGATGCGCCATGATGAACCGGATGAGCCATCTGAGCGACCCTATAAGGGTAACCCTTACTGTCATCCAGATGAGGCACTGCTGAAACTACCCGAACTACGAGGCCTCCTAGCTTCCCCCTACTCACACTCCTGACTGCAGACTAACTCTATCCACTGaacaatatcaaccacctcatcaaaccTAGCACTTGCTACATTCTCTAGAGTTATAATAAAATGCAACTGATAGTTGAGGCTATCAATGAActtcctaatcctctccctctctgtgGGGACCAACTAAActacatgacgagccaactctaaaaatctTATTTCATACTGGGTCACTAACATACCCTCATGGCGTAGCTGTTCAAA is drawn from Nicotiana tabacum cultivar K326 chromosome 22, ASM71507v2, whole genome shotgun sequence and contains these coding sequences:
- the LOC142176126 gene encoding uncharacterized protein LOC142176126; translated protein: MAEEAVRVFQAQFHEDSIPTTFGIMYNVPKMVEMRHNEELIKQPTIEEVKKVVFGLNRESAGGPDSFNGCFFHACWDTIWEDVFDMVRAFFNKFMTHTNLVLLPKKKKVTTF